The Oscillospiraceae bacterium genome has a segment encoding these proteins:
- the atpD gene encoding F0F1 ATP synthase subunit beta, with protein MNKGKIIQIMGPVVDVAFPDELPAIKEALEVQLDGKRLVMEVSQHIGNNCVRCIMLATSDGLCKDMEVVATGSSISVPVGQKTLGRLFNVVGDTLDGLEDLSGEKHWGIHRQPPSFEDQSPNVEILETGIKVIDLLTPYQKGGKIGLFGGAGVGKTVLIQELITNVATQHGGYSIFTGVGERSREGNDLWNEMRESGVLQKTALVFGQMNEPPGARMRVAETGLTMAEYFRDVEHQDVLLFIDNIFRFVQAGSEVSSLLGRMPSAVGYQPTLATDVGEVQERIASTKNGSITSVQAVYVPADDLTDPAPATTFAHLDATTVLSRKIVEQGIYPAVDPLESSSRILEADVVGEEHYEVARKVQEYLQKYKELQDIIAILGMEELSDEDKVTVYRARKIQKFLSQPFHVAEQFSGIPGVFVPLKESIRGFKAIINGEVDDVPEMAFFNVGTLDDVLEKAKKMQK; from the coding sequence ATGAATAAGGGCAAAATCATTCAGATCATGGGCCCCGTTGTGGATGTGGCGTTCCCGGACGAACTGCCCGCCATTAAGGAGGCGCTGGAGGTGCAGCTGGACGGCAAGCGCCTGGTGATGGAAGTGAGCCAGCACATCGGCAACAACTGTGTGCGCTGCATTATGCTGGCAACATCTGACGGTCTGTGCAAGGATATGGAAGTGGTTGCCACCGGCAGCTCCATCTCCGTGCCTGTGGGCCAAAAGACTTTGGGCCGCCTGTTCAATGTGGTAGGCGATACCCTGGACGGTCTGGAGGACCTAAGCGGCGAGAAGCACTGGGGCATTCACCGGCAGCCCCCCAGCTTTGAGGACCAGTCCCCGAATGTGGAGATTTTGGAGACCGGTATCAAGGTTATCGACCTGTTGACCCCCTATCAAAAGGGCGGTAAGATCGGTCTGTTCGGCGGCGCCGGCGTAGGTAAAACGGTGCTGATCCAGGAGCTGATCACCAATGTAGCCACCCAGCACGGCGGTTACTCCATCTTTACCGGCGTAGGCGAGCGTTCCCGTGAGGGTAACGATCTGTGGAACGAAATGCGCGAGAGCGGCGTGCTGCAAAAGACAGCCCTGGTCTTTGGCCAGATGAACGAGCCGCCCGGCGCCCGTATGCGTGTGGCAGAAACCGGGCTGACCATGGCGGAGTACTTCCGTGATGTGGAGCACCAGGATGTGCTGCTGTTTATTGATAACATCTTTCGTTTTGTACAGGCAGGTTCCGAGGTTTCCTCTCTGCTGGGTCGTATGCCCTCCGCAGTAGGTTACCAGCCCACGCTGGCAACGGATGTTGGCGAGGTGCAGGAGCGTATCGCTTCCACCAAGAACGGGTCTATCACCTCCGTACAGGCTGTGTATGTGCCTGCGGATGACCTGACCGACCCGGCACCGGCCACCACCTTCGCCCATTTGGACGCCACTACCGTGCTGTCCAGAAAGATCGTGGAGCAGGGTATTTACCCGGCTGTGGACCCGCTGGAGTCCAGCTCTCGTATTCTGGAGGCCGATGTAGTGGGCGAGGAGCACTATGAGGTGGCTCGTAAGGTACAGGAGTACCTGCAAAAATACAAAGAGCTGCAAGATATTATTGCTATTCTGGGTATGGAGGAGCTGTCCGACGAGGATAAGGTCACTGTTTACCGTGCAAGAAAGATCCAGAAGTTCCTGTCCCAGCCTTTCCATGTGGCCGAGCAGTTCTCCGGTATTCCCGGTGTGTTTGTACCGCTGAAGGAGTCTATCCGCGGCTTTAAGGCCATCATCAACGGCGAGGTAGACGATGTGCCGGAGATGGCATTCTTCAATGTAGGCACCCTGGACGATGTGCTGGAAAAGGCCAAGAAAATGCAGAAGTGA
- the atpC gene encoding ATP synthase F1 subunit epsilon, which produces MGADNTFKLKIVASNRVFYDGRAQTLVIPAIDGGEVGFLAQHENCVTPVEVGEMRIKDTQGKIIHAFVGSGFLEFVNNEATLVCVSAELPNEIDARRAKEAKERAEEEMRQHHSQMEYHHSQANLARAMERLRVVKRYPR; this is translated from the coding sequence ATGGGTGCAGACAATACATTCAAATTGAAAATTGTGGCGTCCAACCGTGTGTTCTATGACGGCCGGGCGCAGACCTTGGTGATCCCGGCTATCGACGGCGGTGAGGTGGGCTTCCTGGCCCAGCACGAGAACTGCGTAACCCCGGTGGAAGTGGGCGAAATGCGCATTAAGGATACCCAGGGCAAGATCATTCACGCCTTTGTTGGCAGCGGCTTTTTGGAGTTTGTTAACAATGAGGCCACCTTGGTGTGCGTGTCTGCGGAGTTGCCCAATGAGATCGACGCCCGCCGTGCTAAGGAAGCCAAGGAGCGAGCAGAGGAAGAAATGCGCCAGCACCACAGCCAAATGGAGTACCATCACTCCCAGGCCAACCTGGCTCGCGCCATGGAGCGCCTGCGTGTCGTCAAGCGCTATCCCAGATAA
- the lepB gene encoding signal peptidase I, producing MKCTKCGSDAVMKDGDWLTCLNCGNVMFDTRRPEETAAEISPTKLLEQMEAAAAQEDAPPLRRTRPEKKRKSRRKTKAKAAADKAEEKNPVKDIVDFMLPIVIAVILALLLKTLVFANAVVPSGSMLSTIEIGDRIVASRLAYITNDPQRYDVVIFKYPDDERQNYVKRIIGLPGETVEIKDGTVYVTQTNGKTIQLRDDFVTYCTPVGDYGPYKVPEDSYFMMGDNRNDSEDSRFWDHKFVKKKKIVGKVVFCYYPSIHKIK from the coding sequence ATGAAGTGCACCAAATGCGGCAGCGATGCCGTAATGAAAGACGGCGACTGGCTCACCTGTCTAAACTGCGGCAATGTGATGTTTGACACCCGCCGCCCGGAAGAGACGGCGGCAGAGATCAGCCCCACCAAGCTGCTGGAGCAGATGGAAGCCGCTGCGGCACAGGAAGATGCACCGCCTCTGCGCCGCACCCGCCCGGAGAAAAAGCGCAAGTCCCGGCGCAAGACCAAAGCCAAGGCTGCCGCGGACAAGGCGGAGGAAAAGAACCCGGTCAAGGATATTGTGGACTTTATGCTGCCCATTGTGATTGCCGTGATCCTGGCCCTGCTGCTAAAAACACTTGTGTTTGCCAATGCGGTAGTGCCCTCCGGCTCCATGCTCAGCACCATAGAGATCGGCGACCGGATCGTGGCCAGCCGGCTGGCCTATATCACCAACGACCCCCAGCGGTACGATGTGGTGATCTTCAAATACCCGGACGATGAGCGCCAAAATTATGTAAAGCGCATTATCGGACTGCCAGGCGAAACGGTGGAGATAAAGGACGGCACCGTCTATGTGACCCAAACAAACGGCAAAACCATTCAGCTGCGCGATGACTTTGTCACTTACTGCACCCCGGTGGGCGATTATGGCCCCTACAAGGTGCCGGAGGACAGCTACTTTATGATGGGTGACAACCGCAACGACAGCGAGGACTCCCGCTTTTGGGACCACAAGTTTGTAAAGAAAAAGAAGATCGTGGGCAAAGTCGTCTTTTGCTATTACCCCAGCATCCATAAAATCAAATAG
- the lepB gene encoding signal peptidase I — MANEENKKQKSKLREVIDFLLPILIAVAVALVLKYCVIANAVVPTGSMLNTIQEGDRVIASRLAYVKDDPQRYDIVIFKYPDDEKQYYVKRIVGLPGETVEVVNGVVYVTKTDGKTVQLDDSFVTKETPTGNYGPYTVPADSYFMMGDNRNHSEDSRFWQNKFVKKNKIVGKVEFRYYPKFSTID, encoded by the coding sequence ATGGCAAACGAAGAAAATAAAAAGCAAAAAAGCAAGCTGCGGGAGGTCATAGACTTTCTGCTGCCCATTCTCATTGCGGTAGCGGTGGCACTGGTGTTAAAATATTGCGTCATTGCCAATGCCGTGGTGCCCACCGGCTCTATGCTGAACACCATTCAAGAGGGCGACCGGGTGATTGCCAGCCGCCTGGCCTATGTAAAGGACGACCCCCAGCGGTACGATATTGTCATTTTTAAGTACCCGGACGATGAGAAGCAGTATTATGTAAAGCGCATTGTGGGCCTGCCCGGCGAGACGGTGGAGGTGGTCAACGGCGTAGTCTATGTGACCAAGACGGATGGCAAGACCGTTCAGCTGGACGACAGCTTTGTGACCAAAGAGACGCCAACCGGCAACTACGGGCCCTACACCGTACCGGCAGACAGCTACTTTATGATGGGCGACAACCGCAACCACAGCGAGGACTCCCGCTTTTGGCAAAACAAATTTGTCAAGAAGAATAAGATCGTTGGCAAGGTGGAGTTCCGCTACTATCCCAAGTTCTCCACCATTGACTGA